In Pongo abelii isolate AG06213 chromosome 15, NHGRI_mPonAbe1-v2.0_pri, whole genome shotgun sequence, a single window of DNA contains:
- the LTB4R2 gene encoding leukotriene B4 receptor 2, translating to MSVCYRPPGNETLLSWKTSRATGTAFLLLAALLGLPGNGFVVWSLAGWRPARGRPLAATLVLHLALADGAVLLLTPLFVAFLTGQAWPLGQAGCKAVYYVCALSMYASVLLTGLLSLQRCLAVTRPFLAPRLRSPALARRLLLAVWLAALLLAVPAAVYRHLWRDRVCQLCHPSPAHAAAHLSLETLTAFVLPFGLMLGCYSVTLARLRGARWGSGRHGARVGRLVSAIVLAFGLLWAPYHAVNLLQAVAALAPPEGALAKLGGAGQAARAGTTALAFFSSSVNPVLYVFTAGDLLPRAGPRFLTRLFEGSGEARGGGRSREGTMELRTTPQLKVVGQGHGNGDPGGGMEKNGPEWDL from the coding sequence ATGTCGGTCTGCTACCGTCCCCCAGGGAACGAGACACTGCTGAGCTGGAAGACTTCGCGGGCCACAGGCACGGCCTTCCTGCTGCTGGCGGCGCTGCTGGGGCTGCCCGGCAACGGCTTCGTGGTGTGGAGCTTGGCGGGCTGGCGGCCTGCACGGGGGCGACCGCTGGCGGCCACGCTTGTGCTGCACTTGGCGCTGGCCGACGGTGCGGTGCTGCTGCTCACGCCGCTTTTTGTGGCCTTCCTGACCGGGCAGGCCTGGCCGCTGGGCCAGGCGGGCTGCAAGGCGGTGTACTACGTGTGCGCGCTCAGCATGTACGCCAGCGTGCTGCTCACCGGCCTGCTCAGCCTGCAGCGCTGCCTCGCGGTCACCCGCCCCTTCCTGGCGCCCCGGCTGCGCAGCCCGGCCCTGGCCCGCCGCCTGCTGCTGGCCGTCTGGCTGGCCGCCCTGTTGCTTGCCGTCCCGGCTGCAGTCTACCGCCACCTGTGGAGGGACCGCGTATGCCAGCTGTGCCACCCGTCGCCGGCCCATGCCGCCGCCCACCTGAGCCTGGAGACTCTGACCGCCTTCGTGCTTCCTTTCGGGCTGATGCTCGGCTGCTACAGCGTGACGCTGGCACGGCTGCGGGGCGCCCGCTGGGGCTCCGGGCGGCACGGGGCGCGGGTGGGCCGGCTGGTGAGCGCCATCGTGCTTGCCTTCGGCTTGCTCTGGGCCCCCTACCACGCGGTCAACCTTCTGCAGGCGGTCGCCGCGCTGGCTCCACCGGAAGGGGCCTTGGCGAAGCTGGGCGGGGCCGGCCAGGCGGCACGAGCCGGAACTACGGCCTTGGCCTTCTTCAGTTCTAGCGTCAACCCGGTGCTCTACGTCTTCACCGCTGGAGATCTGTTGCCCCGGGCAGGTCCCCGTTTCCTCACGCGGCTCTTCGAAGGCTCTGGGGAGGCCCGAGGGGGCGGCCGCTCTAGGGAGGGGACCATGGAGCTCCGAACTACCCCTCAGCTGAAAGTGGTGGGGCAGGGCCACGGCAATGGAGACCCGGGGGGTGGGATGGAGAAGAACGGTCCGGAATGGGACCTTTGA
- the CIDEB gene encoding lipid transferase CIDEB, whose protein sequence is LFFSTTRSVSNISSEFGRRVWTSAPPPQRPFRVCDHKRTIRKGLTAATRQELLAKALETLLLNGVLTLVLEEDGTAVDSEDFFQLLEDDTCLMVLESGQSWSPTRSGVLSYGLGRERPKHSKDIARITFDVYKQNPRDLFGSLNVKATFYGLYSMSCDFQGLGPKKVLRELLRWTSTLLQGLGHMLLGISSTLRHAVEGAEQWQQKGRLHSY, encoded by the exons CTTTTCTTCTCAACTACCAGGTCAGTATCTAATATAAGCTCGGAGTTTGGACGGAGGGTCTGGACCTCAGCTCCACCACCCCAGCGACCTTTCCGTGTCTGTGATCACAAGCGGACCATCCGGAAAGGCCTGACAGCTGCCACCCGCCAGGAGCTGCTAGCCAAA GCATTGGAGACCCTACTGCTGAATGGAGTGCTAACCCTGGTGCTAGAGGAGGATGGAACTGCAGTGGACAGTGAGGACTTCTTCCAGCTGCTGGAGGATGACACGTGTCTGATGGTGTTGGAGTCTGGTCAGAGCTGGAGCCCTACAAGG AGTGGAGTGCTGTCATATGGCCTGGGACGGGAGAGGCCCAAGCACAGCAAGGACATCGCCCGCATCACCTTTGACGTGTACAAGCAAAACCCTCGAGACCTCTTTGGCAGCCTGAATGTCAAAGCCACATTCTACGGGCTCTACTCTATGAGTTGTGACTTTCAAGGACTCGGCCCAAAGAAAGTACTCAG GGAGCTCCTTCGTTGGACCTCCACACTGCTGCAAGGCCTGGGCCATATGTTGCTGGGAATTTCCTCCACCCTTCGTCATGCAGTGGAGGGTGCTGAGCAGTGGCAGCAGAAGGGCCGCCTCCATTCCTACTAA